The following proteins come from a genomic window of Anaerobutyricum hallii:
- a CDS encoding helix-turn-helix domain-containing protein, whose product MDILKRIVDLRKERNWTEYQLAEQSGLTQSTISSWYRKNMLPTIPSLTKLCDAFGITLSQFFLEDECKTTTLNEQQLRLMYYAAKLNSEQYEALLHFLELL is encoded by the coding sequence ATGGATATTTTAAAAAGAATTGTCGATCTAAGAAAAGAAAGGAACTGGACAGAATACCAGCTTGCGGAACAGTCCGGGCTTACCCAGTCTACGATTTCTTCATGGTACCGTAAAAATATGCTTCCCACTATTCCTTCATTAACTAAACTTTGTGATGCTTTTGGAATTACATTATCGCAGTTTTTTCTGGAAGATGAATGCAAAACTACAACATTGAATGAACAACAGCTTCGATTAATGTATTATGCAGCTAAGCTAAATTCAGAGCAATATGAAGCTCTTCTCCATTTTTTAGAATTACTTTGA
- a CDS encoding TPM domain-containing protein — MAKTYRRILIFIVILGVLMGLLGKKFAGDQYVNIEPRKNTECTLTKRVFDDADVLTDEEEKNLEALIAEKEELIGGDLVLITTNDASLDTMEKLRDYAQNYYKENKLGWDQPIGSGAIYVDDWETRYTWLATRGIVKDRLSKDNTDYIVDETNDIVNKDPYKAYTRLINLIAEETQKSPMFHINISPIWVLLGCLVVSLIFVVAQLSGQVGKDTVKKSTYVKKDGVQMNDKKDVFLHSHVTRTKRKSDDDSGSSCSGTDDFGGSGGSH; from the coding sequence ATGGCAAAGACATATCGTAGAATATTAATTTTTATTGTTATACTCGGTGTTTTAATGGGGTTGCTTGGGAAAAAATTTGCGGGGGATCAATATGTGAATATAGAACCTCGAAAGAATACAGAGTGTACCCTGACAAAGAGAGTGTTTGATGATGCAGATGTTCTTACCGATGAAGAGGAGAAGAATCTGGAGGCGTTAATTGCAGAAAAAGAAGAACTGATCGGTGGAGATCTTGTTCTTATTACAACGAATGATGCAAGTCTTGATACGATGGAGAAGCTTCGTGATTATGCACAGAATTATTATAAAGAGAATAAGCTTGGCTGGGATCAGCCTATCGGAAGCGGAGCAATTTATGTAGATGACTGGGAGACCAGATATACCTGGCTTGCCACTCGCGGTATAGTAAAAGACAGATTATCTAAGGATAATACAGACTATATTGTGGATGAAACGAATGATATTGTGAATAAGGACCCTTATAAAGCATATACAAGGTTGATAAACCTGATAGCAGAAGAGACACAAAAGAGTCCGATGTTCCATATAAATATCAGCCCGATCTGGGTACTGCTTGGCTGTCTTGTGGTGTCCCTCATCTTTGTAGTAGCGCAGCTTTCCGGACAGGTAGGAAAAGATACAGTAAAGAAGTCTACCTATGTGAAGAAAGATGGTGTACAGATGAATGATAAAAAGGATGTCTTCTTACATTCTCATGTAACAAGAACAAAGAGAAAGTCAGATGATGACAGTGGAAGCAGCTGCAGCGGAACAGATGACTTTGGCGGCAGTGGCGGTTCTCACTAA